One segment of Geminocystis sp. NIES-3708 DNA contains the following:
- a CDS encoding nucleic acid-binding protein, whose protein sequence is MIKTFIDSGVLIFAARGEGELAEKALSILEDSDREFASSIFIQLEILPKAIYNKKQTEINFYNTYFEAVSYWATDLEKIIKQGLEEASNYSTGAMDSLHIASAKLLEVDEFITNEKPNKSIHRSQSINIISLYDL, encoded by the coding sequence ATGATCAAGACTTTTATTGACTCAGGAGTATTAATTTTTGCCGCTAGAGGTGAAGGAGAATTAGCAGAAAAAGCCTTATCAATATTGGAAGACTCAGACAGAGAATTTGCCTCCAGTATTTTTATTCAATTAGAGATATTACCTAAAGCTATTTATAATAAAAAACAAACCGAAATCAATTTTTATAACACTTATTTTGAAGCAGTATCTTATTGGGCTACAGACTTAGAAAAGATTATTAAACAAGGATTAGAAGAAGCTAGTAACTATAGTACGGGTGCGATGGATTCCCTTCATATTGCTTCAGCTAAATTACTTGAAGTTGATGAATTTATTACTAACGAAAAACCCAATAAATCTATTCATCGTAGTCAAAGCATAAACATTATTTCTCTGTATGATTTATAA
- a CDS encoding 2-oxoisovalerate dehydrogenase, whose product MKPIKEIIFLVEEAIEGGYTAQALGESIFTEAETLEELKIEIKDAVNCHFIDEEMRPQIIRLHIVRDEVIAS is encoded by the coding sequence ATGAAACCTATCAAAGAAATTATTTTTTTAGTAGAAGAAGCCATAGAAGGTGGTTATACTGCCCAAGCATTAGGTGAATCAATTTTCACAGAAGCTGAAACTCTTGAAGAATTAAAAATAGAAATTAAAGACGCTGTTAATTGTCATTTTATCGATGAAGAAATGCGTCCTCAAATAATTCGTTTACATATTGTTAGAGATGAGGTAATAGCATCGTGA
- a CDS encoding tyrosine-type recombinase/integrase: MSPSAPPLPIPNSQKRTREYLFPQEVSAMIQAAKRIGRHGLRDSTLILMAYRHGLRVSELISLQWEQIDFTNATIHINRLKHGVSSIHPLRGIELRALRQLQRQYPHSSYLFVSEHKTVIAAATARGIIERAGKEANLPFSVHPHMLRHSCGFYLASQGYDTRVIQAYLGHKNIQHTVRYTEISPKRFQSFWMD, translated from the coding sequence ATGTCACCCTCAGCACCCCCTCTACCAATACCTAATAGTCAAAAACGCACTCGTGAATATCTTTTCCCACAAGAAGTATCTGCCATGATCCAAGCCGCAAAAAGAATTGGACGACATGGACTGCGAGATTCTACTCTTATTTTAATGGCTTATCGACACGGATTACGAGTGTCAGAGTTAATAAGTCTGCAATGGGAGCAAATTGATTTTACTAATGCAACCATCCACATTAATCGGCTCAAACATGGTGTTAGCTCAATTCATCCTCTTAGAGGTATTGAATTAAGAGCCTTACGGCAGCTACAACGTCAATATCCCCATTCATCATATTTATTTGTGTCCGAACATAAAACAGTTATAGCAGCAGCTACTGCTAGAGGAATTATTGAACGTGCGGGAAAGGAAGCCAACTTACCTTTTAGTGTTCATCCTCATATGTTACGTCATAGCTGTGGTTTTTATTTAGCGAGTCAAGGTTATGATACCAGAGTAATTCAGGCTTACTTAGGGCATAAAAACATTCAGCATACAGTTCGTTATACCGAAATCTCACCAAAACGTTTTCAGAGTTTCTGGATGGATTAA
- a CDS encoding type II toxin-antitoxin system HicA family toxin, whose protein sequence is MKIPRDLSSTDLIKALKKLGYKVSHQTGSHIRLTTEENGEHYLTIPAHNPLKIGTLNSILRDVGNHFNLTKNELTNILFP, encoded by the coding sequence GTGAAAATCCCTAGAGATTTATCAAGTACAGACTTAATTAAAGCTCTCAAAAAACTTGGATATAAAGTTAGTCATCAAACGGGGAGTCATATCCGTTTAACTACAGAAGAAAATGGGGAACATTATCTAACGATACCTGCTCATAATCCTTTAAAAATAGGAACATTAAATTCTATCTTAAGAGATGTCGGAAATCACTTTAATTTAACTAAAAATGAATTAACTAATATACTTTTTCCTTGA